The genomic stretch GTTGTTTTCAATAACAAGGAAAAGCTGGAACTCCTCAATTCCCTGGTGCATCCGGCCACTATCCGGGACGGAGAAGCCTGGACAGCCCGTCAGCAATCCGCCTATACCATCAAGGAGGCCGCCCTGCTCTTTGAAAGCGGCTCTTACCGGCACCTCGACTATGTGATCGGCGTGTCCGCCCCACTCGCCCTTCGTATCCACCGCACCATGCAGCGCGACCAGGTCAGCAAGGAAGAGGTGCAGTCGCGCATGAACAAACAGATACCCGAGAATATCAAGATGCGGTTATGCGATTTTGTGATCGTCAACGATGAGCAGCAGGCCGTTATTCCCCAGGTGCTGACCCTGCATAAACAACTGCTGGAGCTGAGCAAAGCAACCCAATCACCCGTTCCCGCCTGAGCAGCTTAGGTTCGTCCCCAATAAAAAGCTGCTACCTGAACTAACCTATAACATTCCGGAAAAGGCAGTCTGTTGGAGAAACAAAATCTTTCCCTGGTTCGTCCCCAATAAAAAAACAGCTGCCTGAACCAACCTGGTCCGTACCCGATAAATAAGCTTCCGGAAGAGGCTGTCTGCTGGAGAAACAAAACCTTTCCTTTGGTTCGTCCCCAATAAAAAAAACAGCTGCCTGAACCAACCTGGTCCGTACCCGATAAATAAGCTTCCGGAAGAGGCTGTCTGCTGGAGAAACAAAACCTTTCCTTTGGTTCGTCCCAAAAATACTAACGACTAAATAGAACCGGCTTTTGCCAACAAAAAAGGCCAGCCCGCCACTGCTGGCTGCAGTAGCTGGCTGACCCGTTACCATCAGGAAAAAAAGAGGTATCGGCACCTAACGCAGAGGCCTACCCTATTTTCCCCGGTATACTATAAAACTATTTCAGTTTATTCAGTGCTTCAGTGATCCTTTTCCATCCTTCCTCAATCTTCTGCATGCTGTTGGCAAAAGAGATCCGGATACAGGTAGGCTCACCAAATGCGCGGCCGGTAACGGTGCTTACATGCGCCTTGTTCAGCAGGTACATGCAGAGATCGTCGGCATCGTTGATGCTGGTTTCGCCGTCAGTCTTGCCAAAATACTGGCTGATAACGGGGAATACGTAGAAAGCGCCATCGGGCTCCACGCAGGTGAATCCGGGGATGGCAGCCATCAGTTCAAACACGCGCTTTTTGCGGCGGGTGAACTCTTCCACCATTTCCAGGGTGGGGCGGAGATCAGTGGTGAGGGCCGTGATAGCGGCGCGCTGTGTGATACTGTTGGTACCGCTGGTGATCTGGCCCTGCAGTTTTTCGCATGCTTTTACCACATCCGGGTGGGCGGCAATAAAGCCCAGGCGGTAGCCGGTCATGGCAAAACCTTTACTGAGACCGTTGATGATGATGATCCGGTCTTTCAGGTCTTCAAACTGGGCAATGCTTTCGTGCTTGCCTACAAAGTTGATGTACTCATAGATCTCGTCGGAGATGATGAATACTTTGGGGAACTTACGGAAAACTTCGGCCAGTCCTTCCAGCTCTGCCTTGCTGTATACAGAACCGCTGGGGTTACAGGGGGAAGAGAAGATGAAGAGGCGCGTTTGCTCAGACAGTGCAGCTTCCAGTTCGGCAGGCGTGATCTTGTACCTGTTCTCTTTGGAAGTAGATACCAGTTTCACCACACCTTCGCCCAGTTTTACGATCTCGGAGTAAGTGACCCAGTAAGGCGTGGGGATCACTACTTCATCACCTTTGCTCACAGTAGCAAATACGGCATTGGCCAGGCTTTGCTTGGCGCCGGTAGAGGTAATGATATTTTCAGGTTTATAATCCAGGTTATTGTCGCGCTTCAGCTTGAAACAGGCCGCTTCACGCAGTTCAGGATAGCCGGCTACAGGTGTGTAGTGGCTCCAGTTCTCGTCGATGGCTTTTTTAGCAGCTTCCTTGATATGCTCGGGTGTATCAAAATCGGGTTCACCCAAACTGAGGTCGATAACATCGAAACCCTTGGCGCGCAGTTCACGGCCGAGTTTCGCCATTTTCAACGTTTCCGGTTCGTTGAATAATTGTAATCTGGTTGATAGTTGCATAATGTTTGTCTGTTACTTGGCTTTTACGAAATGGACGCAAAAGTAAGTGATCGGGCCCATAACTGACCTGATCCAGGCGCGAAAATATTAGGGCTCCCCGACGGTGCCAGGGACTGATACCCAGGCTCCCAGCCCGGGAATGCCGGGACCGCCAGCAGTTACCGGCCAGCGTCCCCCCTGACGGCCCGTTCCCTGGCCGGGAAGAGCGGCGCCGCAGACCAGGCAATGTTGCCCCATCAATTGCGGGGAATGGCCCACCCGCCGGTATTTGCCGGAGGGAGCATTCCGGACACGGTATCCTGCGCCGGCAACCGGGCCCTTCCGGGAGGCCCGGGAGCCGGTCCCAAATGGCCGTTCCGGGCCGCTCTCCAAAATCCCCGAAGCAGGCCATAGGCGGCTTTTTTGGGAAATTTTCCGGGGTCATTTTGGTGTTTATGATTCTGTGTGAAAACCCTATCTTTGCCAACTCCTAAAAAATAAACAACACTGAAATGAGAGCACTGGTTAGCATTTTTACGGCACTTCTGATCGGCATCTCGCTGTACCAGCTGTCATTCACCTGGTTCGTGAACAAACACGAGAAGGAAATGGCAGACAAAGCAGTGACGCAGGTCAAAAGGGCTTCTCCTCAGTCCGCTGCGCAGAAATATCCTGACAGCAAAGAAGCTCAGGCTTTGTATCAGGACACGCTCGACAACCTGTTGAAAGACCGCAAACAAGCTTTGCTGGACAGCACCGCCGACAAAAAGATCACCTGGTGGGGCCAGACCTATCGTAAAGCCAAGGAAAGTGAACTGCTGCTGGGCCTCGACCTGCAGGGTGGTATCAACGTAACACTCGACATTGCGCTTGACGGCCTCATCAAAGGCCTGGCCAACAACCCCAAAGATCCCCAGATCGTAAAAGCGATCGAAGAAGCCAACCGGTTGAAACTGACCAGCGACCAGAACTATATCAGCCTTTTTGCCACCGCCTTCAGCAAAGTGAATCCCGGTACAAAAATGGCCCCCCATTTTGCCAACGGTAACAACAAGCTCAGCGCCTCCGCCAGCGATAACCAGGTGATCAGCTATATGAACACCCAGGCCAATAACGCTATGGGCCAGACCTTTGAGGTGCTGCGCAAACGGATCGATAAATTCGGGGTGGCCCAGCCTACCATCAGCCTGGATGAATCCAAAGGCATCATCACGGTGGAACTGGCCGGCGCCAGCGACCCGGAAAGGGTGCGGAAATACCTGCAATCCACTGCTAACCTGCAGTTCTGGGAAATGTATACCTGGAACGACCTCGGCAGCGGCCTCCAGAAAGCTGACCAGGCCCTGGCCCAGCTGCTGTCCAATCCCAACAGGACTGGCGACAGCACCGTTGCCGCCCTGGCCGACAGTGTTAAAAAAGACACCAGCCTGGCTGCTACCAATCCCCTCTTCATCAAGCTCAATCCTCCCCAACCTTATGCTGACGCACAGGGCCGTCCGGCTTATGGCGCTGCACTGGGTTATAGCCGCCTGCAGGATACTGCGGTGGTGAACGCTTACCTCGCTATGCCTTCCGTACGCGCATTCTTCCCCGGTAACGCCAAGTTCCTCTGGGGTAAACAGGAACGCGACAGCGAAGGCAAACCCCTCCAGTCCCTCGCGCTCTATTCCGTTAAGACCATCCCCGGCAAAGAAGGCGCAGAACTGGAAGGCAACGCCATTGAAGATGCTAACCAGGAGTTCAACCAGATGACCAATGAAGTGACCGTAACCATGTCCATGACCCCTTCAGGTTCCACTACCTGGGCGCGCATGACCGGTCGCAACATCGGCAAACCCATCGCCATTGTACTGGATGATATCGTTTATACTGCTCCCAATGTTAACCAGAAGATCGAAGGCGGTAACTCCTCCATCACCATGGGCCGCGGCGAAAAGAACCGCAACCTGGTGATAGAAGAAGCCCAGGACATTGCCAAGATCCTCAAATCCGGTAAACTGGAAGCCCCCGCCAAGATCGTGCAGGAACAGATTGTAGGACCTACCCTCGGTCAGGCTGCCATTAAAGGCGGTATGATGGCTTTCGGCCTCTCTTTCATTGTTATCTTCATCCTGATGCTGGTGTATTATAACACCGGTGGCTGGGTAGCCAATATTGCCCTGATCCTCAACCTGCTCTTCACCGTAGGCGTACTGAGCGCACTGGGCGCCACCCTTACCGCTCCCGGTATTGCCGGTCTGGTGCTGACCATCGGTATTGCGGTGGATACCAACGTACTGATCTTTGAAAGGATCAAGGAGGAGCTGACCAAGGGTAAGAGCTATAGTCAGGCCGTGATAGACGGTTACAAACGCTCTATGGCGCCTGTACTGGATGCCCACTTCACCAACCTGCTGACCGCCATCATCCTGTTCTACTTCGGTCTGGGCCCCGTACTCGGTTTCGCTACCACCCAGATCCTCGGTATCCTCCTGTCCCTCTTCTGCGGTATCTTTGTATCCCGCCTGGTGAGCGACTTCTGGACCAAGAAGAACCGTCACTTCAACTATTTCACCCCGCTGAGCCGCAAGATCTTCAAACATGCGTCCTTCAGGTTCATCGAATACCGCAAGAAAACCTATATCATCTCCATTGTGATCCTGCTGCTGGGCATCGCCGCCCTGTTCAACGGGTTCAAATATGGTGTGGAATTCAGCGGTGGCCGTAGCTATGTGGTACGGTTCGATAAACCCGTAAACGCAGAACAGGTACGGGAAGCGCTGGAAAAGACCTTCGACAAATCGCCCGTGGTTAAAACCTACGGCAGCCCCAGCCAGCTGGATATCACTACCGACTACCTGATTGAACAATCCGGTATGGCAGTGGACTCCACAGTACAGAACAAACTGTATGAAGGCCTGAAACCCTTCCTGGAACCCGGTATCTCCAAAGCTGCCTTTGACGCCCGCTACCTGCAGGGCGCCAAAAAAGTAGACGCCACCATCTCGGATGACCTTAAAGCCGGCGCCCAGTGGGCCACCTTCTGGTCCCTGTTCATGATTGCCGTATATATCCTCATCCGCTTCCGCGACTGGAGATACTCTATCGGTACTATCGTGGGCCTGCTGCACGACGTGCTGATCACCGTGATCGTGTTCTCTTTCCTGAAAGACATCATGCCTTTCTCCCTGGAAGTTGACCAGCACTTCATTGCGGCGATCCTGACGGTGATCGGTTTCTCTATGAACGATAAGGTGATCGTGTTTGACCGTATCCGCGAATACAGCCGTGAAATGATCGGGGCCGATAAGACCACCATCATCAACCGCGCTATCAACGATACCCTGAGCCGTACCATCATGACCTCCTTCACGGTGTTCCTCACCATCCTCATCCTGTTCCTGGTAGGTGGTGAAGTAACCAAAGGCTTTGCCTTCGCCATGCTGGTAGGTGTGGTCACCGCCACTTATTCTTCGATCTTTGTATCTGCACCCATCCTGGTGGACTTTGCCAAAGACAAACCCCTGGGTGAGCAGCACGCCAATACCAAGCCCAATACCCCATCGGCCAAGCCCAAACCGGCTTCACCCCTGGCGGATAAAAAAGCTTAATTAAGTACAACATTGCTATCAGAGAGCGCTTCGAAAGAGGCGCTCTTTTTTTATGCGCTCATTTTTACGCACCCGGTTTCAGGCAGGTATTATTATGAGGGCGGTTTTTGATGCCCTCTTTTTTGCGCCGGCTTTTTAAACCGCCGGTTTCTTATGCACCGCTTTTCTACGCACCCGCTTCCCGGAACGGCTATTTCGTATATTTATATATTATCATCCATTTTTAAAATCTCCCGCCATGAATCAAGTAAAGGGCCGTTATATTCATGACCTCCTCAATACCGAGAATGAACACCTGAAAAAGCTCAATGATATCGTGTGCCAGGCCGTTGAGCAGGAAAAGCTGCTGCTGGCCAGCATTGAAGCGCCCAGCCAGGAAAAGCTCTCCACCGGCCAGCGGCTGGCTGATAAAGTGGCCCGCTTCGGCGGCAGCTGGAAATTCATTCTCAGCTTTGCCGGTATCCTGCTGGTCTGGATCATCATCAACCTCAACCTGCCCGCAGCCGACCGCTTTGATCCCTTTCCTTTTATCCTGCTGAACCTGGTACTCTCCTGCCTGGCAGCCATCCAGGCCCCCATTATCATGATGAGCCAGAACCGCACGGAAGAAAAGGACCGTAAACGCAATGAGAATGATTATATCGTTAACCTGAAAGCGGAGATCGAGATCCGGACCCTGCACCAGAAAATGGACCTGCTGATCCAGGAACAGTTCAAACAGCTGATGGAAGCACAGGCAGAACAATTCCGCCTGCTACAGTCTATTATCCGGGAAGAAGCGAAGAAGAACCAACAAAAATAAACGTCGCCCGGAAGAGCGACGTCTGAATAAAACCCTAAAACAAACCAACCTTACAATCTACACGTTAAGCCGCTTTTTTGGCTGCGTGATGTTTTTTCATATGTTTTGCCGTACTGTTCTTGGCAGGAGCGTCTTTGTCTTTCTTTTGTTCAGTATCTTTCTTGGCTACAGGCGCGGAAGCTTCTTTCTTAACAGGTTTCTTCTGGGCAGATGCCGGCGTAGTTTGAGCGGCAGCAATTCCTGCCATTGCAATGATCATGGTGGCGGCTAACAGTAACTTTTTCATTGTACCTGATTTTTTGAGATGTATTGTTGATAACGTTGACATCCTAAAGCTACTTCAACACATACCCCCTTTCCTAATTTCCAGGCCTGCTTAACCGCAGCTTAACAGCTGTTAATGAAATGTTGAGCACACCACAAACTCTTTGTAACTTTCCTTAACCATCCGTTAACCAGATAAAAATATTTATCCAGCCAATGCGCGCCAACTTTGCTTTCAGCACATATATTGACGGTATGCGAGCATCTACGCTAAAATGGATCGTGCTGTTGTCTACCCTATTGATCACGGCAATTGTGGGCGTGCAGCTTTTCTGGCTCAACAAGATCTATTCTTTTGAACAAAAGACTTTCAACACCAACGTGGTGAAAAGTATCCGGGGCCTGTACGAGGACATTGCTCCCGCAGATACCGCCATTAACCACCTGCAGGATGTAATAGAACACCCGGACCCGGACTATTTCCTGTTCCGCGTAAGCCCCGGCATCAACAGGGATTCCCTGGTATGGTTCCTCAAAGACGAGCTGAATGATTTTGATGTACTAACGGATGTGCATATCGCTTTTTATGAAGCCCGGAAGAAGCAGTATACATCCCGTAATTATATAGCCGCAGCTGCTGCCCGCTATGAAGAAAAGGAACAGCTGCTCCCTCTTTATGAACGCAGCAAGGATTATGTGCTGCTCTTCTTCCCCCACCGGAATAAATATGTGCTGGCGCAGATGAACTTCTGGTTCATCTCCACCGGTATCCTGTTCATTGTACTGATTGGCCTGGTGCTCAGCCTGGTGTATTTTTACCGGCAGAAATTCCTGGCCGAAGTGCAGAAAGATTTTGTGAACAATTTCACCCATGAGTTTAAAACGCCCCTGGCCGTGATGAAGATATCGGCCGATGTACTGCTCCAGGAAAAGATCATTCAGCAGCCCGACCGCCTGCAGCAATACGCCACCATTATCCAGCACCAGACTGAACACCTGCAGCACCAGGTGGAAAGACTATTGCAGATAGCCGCCTCCGACCGCCGCGAGCTGCCCATCCAGCGCACAGCCATCAATATCAGCGATACTATCCGGCAGGCCGTAGCCAAAGTGCAACCCCTGGCCGATAGCCGGCAGGCCCGTATAGATGTGGCCCTGCCCCCTGAACCCGTCCAGCTGCTGGCTGATGGCAACCACCTGGAGCTGGCCCTGGTGAACCTGCTGGAAAACGCCCTCAAATATTCCGGCGAGCCGCATATTGTGGTCAGCACCGGCCAGGAAGAAGGACATGCATTCATCTCCGTAAAAGATAACGGCATCGGCATCGATAAAAAATACCATAAGAACCTGTTCCGGAAATTTTACCGGGTGCCCACCGGCGATGTACACAATGTCAAGGGCTTTGGACTGGGCCTCAACTTTGTCAAAAGGATCATGGACGCCCACCACGGAACCATCAGAATAAACAGCCTTCCCGGCATCGGCACTGAATTCAGGCTGCTGCTGCCAAACCATTAAACAACCACCTCATGTCCAACAAAAAAGGAAAAGTTCTACTGGCCGAAGATGATCTGTCCCTGGGTTATGTGATCAAGGATAACCTGGTGGAAGCCGGTTATGAAGTGGTGCTTTGCGAAGACGGGCAGACCGCCATTGATCTGTTCGACAAAGCCCTTTTTGATATCTGTCTGCTGGACGTCATGATGCCAAACAAGGACGGATTCAGCGTAGCCAAAAAGATCCGCCAGCAAAGCGATATGATCCCCATCCTCTTCCTGACCGCCCGCTCCATGGAACAGGACCGCATCAAAGGCTTCCTGACCGGAGCGGACGACTATATCACCAAACCTTTCAGTATGCAGGAACTGCTGCTCCGGATGGACGTGTTCCTACGGCGCACCCGGAAGCTCTATGCCGAAAGCATACAGGAGTATGGTATCGGCGCCCTGAAGTTTGTATACAACGACCTGAAGCTGTATGCGGACACGGAGACCTATACCCTCACGCAGAAAGAAGCAGAACTGCTGAAGTTCCTATGCGATCATGCCAACCAGGTATTGAAAAGAGAAGAAGTATTACTGAATGTATGGGGCAAGGACGATTATTTCCTGGGCCGCAGCATGGACGTGTTCATGACCAAGATGCGGAAATACCTCCGCCCCGATCCCGCAGTAGTGCTGGAAACCATCCATGGCGTGGGCTTCCGCCTCAACGCCCCTATCAGAACAGGAAGCCTGCCGGGCTAAGCTTTCCCTGCCGGATTGTCGAAGGTGTGTAGTAATACCAAAGCATAATTTGCCTTACTTATACTCTCCGTAAATCTCCCGGAGGGTATCAGCAATTTCACCCAGGGTGCAGTATTGCTCTACGGCTTCCAGTACAGCCGGCATGATGTTCTCACCGCTGGAGGCTTTGTCGGACAGGTGTTGCAGTACCTGGTCGCACTTGGCGGGATCACGGCGGTGGCGCAGGCTGGCCAGTTTCTGGCTCTGCACCTGGCGGATGGAATCATCGATCCGGAAAACGGGGATGGAATCTGTTTCGGTGACCTGGAATTTATTGACGCCCACAATGATCTTCTCGCCCGTTTCAATATCCCGCTGGTAATGATAGGCGCTGCGGGCTATTTCTTCCTGGATAAAGCCCTGTTCAATGGCGGATACGCTGCCGCCCATAGCGTCAATTTTGGCGATCAGCTGCCAGGCCTGGTCCTCCACTTCTTTGGTGAGGGCTTCCACATAATAGGAACCTGCCAGCGGGTCAACGGTGTCAGCCAGGCCGCTTTCAAAGCCTACTATCTGCTGGGTGCGCAGGGCGATGCGGGCCGCTTCCTCCGTGGGGAGGCTGAGGGCTTCATCGTAACCATTGGTATGGAGCGATTGCGTGCCGCCCAATACGGCGGCCATGGTCTGGACAGTGACCCTGGAAATATTATTGAGTGGCTGCTGCGCTGTGAGGGTGCTGCCGCCGGTCTGTGTATGGAAGCGCAGCATCATGGCGCGGGGATCAGTGGCGCCCAGTTCCTTCATCATATGCGCCCACATGCGGCGGGCGGCGCGGAACTTGGCCACTTCTTCAAAGAGGTTGTTGTGGGCGTTGAAGAAAAAGGAGAGTCGTTTTCCAAACACGTCAATATCAAGTCCCTTTTCCAGCGCCGCCTTCACATAGGCCTTGCCGTTACTGAGGGTAAACGCGATCTCCTGGACGGCAGTGCTGCCGGCTTCCCGGATATGGTAGCCGGAAATGGAGATGGTGTTCCATTTGGGTACTTCCTGGCTGCACCACTCAAAAATATCGGTGATGATGCGCATGGAAGGCTTGGGCGGGTAGATATAAGTGCCGCGGGCGGCATATTCTTTGAGAATATCGTTCTGGATGGTGCCGGAGATCTTTTTGAGGTCAACGCCCTGCTGCTTGGCCAGGGCTGCATAAAAGCTGAGCAGGATGAAGCCGGTGGCGTTGATGGTCATGGAGGTGGACACATCTTCCAGGCGGATGCCTTTGAAAAGGGTCTGCATGTCCTCCAGGCTGTCGATGGCCACGCCTACTTTCCCTACTTCGCCTTCGGCCAGGGCATGGTCGCTGTCGTACCCGATCTGGGTGGGCAGGTCAAAGGCCACGCTGAGGCCCATAACGCCCTGGGAGAGCAGGTAGTGGTAGCGTTTATTACTTTCTTCGGCGGTGCTGAAACCGGCATACTGGCGCATGGTCCAGAGCTTACCGCGGTACATATCCGGCTGGACGCCGCGGGTGAAGGGGAACTCGCCGGGTTTTTCGCCCATGGGCAGGGGTTCCGTATACAGTTGCTTAATTTCGATTCCGCTATCGGTGAGAACTTTTTTGGGAGCTGACATAGACAAGCGTTGGTGAAAATAATGGTTTCTGGTACGGACTCCCCCCGGGAGATGCGCCTTAGCTCATCAGCTTGCGGGCTTCAAAGCTCAGGACATCGGCTACAATAGTATGGAGCGATGCCTGGGGGTTCTGCAGCAGCATTTCCAGCAGGTGGCGGTTGAGGTCCTGCCCGCTGGCATCGGCTGGCAAAAAAGA from Candidatus Pseudobacter hemicellulosilyticus encodes the following:
- the coaE gene encoding dephospho-CoA kinase (Dephospho-CoA kinase (CoaE) performs the final step in coenzyme A biosynthesis.) — protein: MLRIGITGGIGSGKSTVARIFQVLGVPVYNADSAAKRLMNEDPQLQQELIAHFGPETYQDGRLNRSWLASVVFNNKEKLELLNSLVHPATIRDGEAWTARQQSAYTIKEAALLFESGSYRHLDYVIGVSAPLALRIHRTMQRDQVSKEEVQSRMNKQIPENIKMRLCDFVIVNDEQQAVIPQVLTLHKQLLELSKATQSPVPA
- the secDF gene encoding protein translocase subunit SecDF, which encodes MRALVSIFTALLIGISLYQLSFTWFVNKHEKEMADKAVTQVKRASPQSAAQKYPDSKEAQALYQDTLDNLLKDRKQALLDSTADKKITWWGQTYRKAKESELLLGLDLQGGINVTLDIALDGLIKGLANNPKDPQIVKAIEEANRLKLTSDQNYISLFATAFSKVNPGTKMAPHFANGNNKLSASASDNQVISYMNTQANNAMGQTFEVLRKRIDKFGVAQPTISLDESKGIITVELAGASDPERVRKYLQSTANLQFWEMYTWNDLGSGLQKADQALAQLLSNPNRTGDSTVAALADSVKKDTSLAATNPLFIKLNPPQPYADAQGRPAYGAALGYSRLQDTAVVNAYLAMPSVRAFFPGNAKFLWGKQERDSEGKPLQSLALYSVKTIPGKEGAELEGNAIEDANQEFNQMTNEVTVTMSMTPSGSTTWARMTGRNIGKPIAIVLDDIVYTAPNVNQKIEGGNSSITMGRGEKNRNLVIEEAQDIAKILKSGKLEAPAKIVQEQIVGPTLGQAAIKGGMMAFGLSFIVIFILMLVYYNTGGWVANIALILNLLFTVGVLSALGATLTAPGIAGLVLTIGIAVDTNVLIFERIKEELTKGKSYSQAVIDGYKRSMAPVLDAHFTNLLTAIILFYFGLGPVLGFATTQILGILLSLFCGIFVSRLVSDFWTKKNRHFNYFTPLSRKIFKHASFRFIEYRKKTYIISIVILLLGIAALFNGFKYGVEFSGGRSYVVRFDKPVNAEQVREALEKTFDKSPVVKTYGSPSQLDITTDYLIEQSGMAVDSTVQNKLYEGLKPFLEPGISKAAFDARYLQGAKKVDATISDDLKAGAQWATFWSLFMIAVYILIRFRDWRYSIGTIVGLLHDVLITVIVFSFLKDIMPFSLEVDQHFIAAILTVIGFSMNDKVIVFDRIREYSREMIGADKTTIINRAINDTLSRTIMTSFTVFLTILILFLVGGEVTKGFAFAMLVGVVTATYSSIFVSAPILVDFAKDKPLGEQHANTKPNTPSAKPKPASPLADKKA
- a CDS encoding pyridoxal phosphate-dependent aminotransferase, with amino-acid sequence MQLSTRLQLFNEPETLKMAKLGRELRAKGFDVIDLSLGEPDFDTPEHIKEAAKKAIDENWSHYTPVAGYPELREAACFKLKRDNNLDYKPENIITSTGAKQSLANAVFATVSKGDEVVIPTPYWVTYSEIVKLGEGVVKLVSTSKENRYKITPAELEAALSEQTRLFIFSSPCNPSGSVYSKAELEGLAEVFRKFPKVFIISDEIYEYINFVGKHESIAQFEDLKDRIIIINGLSKGFAMTGYRLGFIAAHPDVVKACEKLQGQITSGTNSITQRAAITALTTDLRPTLEMVEEFTRRKKRVFELMAAIPGFTCVEPDGAFYVFPVISQYFGKTDGETSINDADDLCMYLLNKAHVSTVTGRAFGEPTCIRISFANSMQKIEEGWKRITEALNKLK
- a CDS encoding HAMP domain-containing sensor histidine kinase, which translates into the protein MRASTLKWIVLLSTLLITAIVGVQLFWLNKIYSFEQKTFNTNVVKSIRGLYEDIAPADTAINHLQDVIEHPDPDYFLFRVSPGINRDSLVWFLKDELNDFDVLTDVHIAFYEARKKQYTSRNYIAAAAARYEEKEQLLPLYERSKDYVLLFFPHRNKYVLAQMNFWFISTGILFIVLIGLVLSLVYFYRQKFLAEVQKDFVNNFTHEFKTPLAVMKISADVLLQEKIIQQPDRLQQYATIIQHQTEHLQHQVERLLQIAASDRRELPIQRTAINISDTIRQAVAKVQPLADSRQARIDVALPPEPVQLLADGNHLELALVNLLENALKYSGEPHIVVSTGQEEGHAFISVKDNGIGIDKKYHKNLFRKFYRVPTGDVHNVKGFGLGLNFVKRIMDAHHGTIRINSLPGIGTEFRLLLPNH
- a CDS encoding DUF1003 domain-containing protein, yielding MNQVKGRYIHDLLNTENEHLKKLNDIVCQAVEQEKLLLASIEAPSQEKLSTGQRLADKVARFGGSWKFILSFAGILLVWIIINLNLPAADRFDPFPFILLNLVLSCLAAIQAPIIMMSQNRTEEKDRKRNENDYIVNLKAEIEIRTLHQKMDLLIQEQFKQLMEAQAEQFRLLQSIIREEAKKNQQK
- a CDS encoding response regulator transcription factor; protein product: MSNKKGKVLLAEDDLSLGYVIKDNLVEAGYEVVLCEDGQTAIDLFDKALFDICLLDVMMPNKDGFSVAKKIRQQSDMIPILFLTARSMEQDRIKGFLTGADDYITKPFSMQELLLRMDVFLRRTRKLYAESIQEYGIGALKFVYNDLKLYADTETYTLTQKEAELLKFLCDHANQVLKREEVLLNVWGKDDYFLGRSMDVFMTKMRKYLRPDPAVVLETIHGVGFRLNAPIRTGSLPG
- a CDS encoding methylmalonyl-CoA mutase family protein; translated protein: MSAPKKVLTDSGIEIKQLYTEPLPMGEKPGEFPFTRGVQPDMYRGKLWTMRQYAGFSTAEESNKRYHYLLSQGVMGLSVAFDLPTQIGYDSDHALAEGEVGKVGVAIDSLEDMQTLFKGIRLEDVSTSMTINATGFILLSFYAALAKQQGVDLKKISGTIQNDILKEYAARGTYIYPPKPSMRIITDIFEWCSQEVPKWNTISISGYHIREAGSTAVQEIAFTLSNGKAYVKAALEKGLDIDVFGKRLSFFFNAHNNLFEEVAKFRAARRMWAHMMKELGATDPRAMMLRFHTQTGGSTLTAQQPLNNISRVTVQTMAAVLGGTQSLHTNGYDEALSLPTEEAARIALRTQQIVGFESGLADTVDPLAGSYYVEALTKEVEDQAWQLIAKIDAMGGSVSAIEQGFIQEEIARSAYHYQRDIETGEKIIVGVNKFQVTETDSIPVFRIDDSIRQVQSQKLASLRHRRDPAKCDQVLQHLSDKASSGENIMPAVLEAVEQYCTLGEIADTLREIYGEYK